The following are from one region of the Sorghum bicolor cultivar BTx623 chromosome 2, Sorghum_bicolor_NCBIv3, whole genome shotgun sequence genome:
- the LOC110432202 gene encoding uncharacterized protein LOC110432202 — translation MLARAWQLLKSLVYYFVCGPSADHQHEPDARLMYPYDGYDVEAAHHIIQNQAVPPAAELRRRNLNPFSVSSVVVQTDQEKQRRQAVNDWMKQVGDALAVPQSLTRLAYFAEITLWTTLLLHRPLCPTSLAPTRELVAKVIEMILGFLAVSYTHCCIVSHHSVTTTALHISKRSERAMANMFAIMTCGWMICYTFNISASLYHNWIWAITVPFVLTNINNTRIYGYKGVMTEARILHI, via the exons ATGCTTGCGCGTGCATGGCAACTGTTAAAGAGCCTCGTGTATTACTTCGTCTGTGGTCCGTCGGCTGATCATCAGCACGAGCCTGACGCGAGACTAATGTACCCCTATG ACGGttatgatgttgaggctgcgcACCACATAATACAAAACCAAGCAGTTCCGCCGGCCGCTGAGCTAAGAAGAAGAAACCTTAACCCATTCTCTGTCAGCAGTGTCGTGGTACAGACTGATCAGGAGAAACAAAGACGGCAAGCGGTTAACGATTGGATGAAAcaagttggagatgctcttgctGTCCCTCAATCACTCACTCGTTTAGCCTATTTCGCTGAAATTACTCTATGGACAACACTCCTCCTGCACAG GCCTTTATGCCCCACAAGTCTTGCTCCGACTCGAGAACTGGTTGCCAAGGTCATCGAGATGATCTTAGGATTCCTGGCAGTTTCCTATACTCACTGTTGCATTGTGTCCCACCACTCAGTGACCACAACCGCATTGCATATATCCAAGAGGTCAGAGCGTGCAATGGCGAACATGTTTGCCATTATGACATGCGGATGGATGATATGTTACACGTTTAACATATCAGCGTCACTTTATCATAACTGGATATGGGCTATCACTGTACCCTTTGTTCTGACCAATATAAACAACACTCGTATCTACGGTTACAAg GGTGTGATGACAGAGGCCAGAATTCTTCATATTTAA